The Streptomyces phaeolivaceus genome has a window encoding:
- a CDS encoding iron-containing redox enzyme family protein, which translates to MTGSRSRHLFRLRPPPLPEPRGPLSAAVTALLRGSDPGPVPSPDSCSPYGDDLQLALYVLYELHYQGFEDVDDGLEWDSGLLAHRGAIEYRFLGALRGDVPIADTETAEQALDELQLEPVGDDGSGVSYFLRDEGTLDHLRAYAAVRSLYHLKEADPHAWVLPRLHGRAKAAMVAVEFDEFGAGRADEIHALLFADLMADLRLDTAYGRYVDAAPAEALATVNLMSLFGLHRALRAALVGNFAAVEVTSSPASRRLAEAMRRVGAGPAAVRFYAEHVEADAVHEQVVRHEVVGGLLENEPHLDADVVFGIRTTTHLENRLADTLLSAWREGATGLRGGRAAQDAGNAGPHGCERR; encoded by the coding sequence ATGACGGGCTCCCGCTCCCGGCATCTGTTCCGGCTCCGGCCCCCGCCGCTGCCGGAGCCGCGCGGCCCGCTCTCCGCCGCGGTGACGGCTCTGCTGCGGGGATCCGACCCCGGGCCGGTGCCGTCCCCCGACAGTTGCTCCCCTTACGGCGACGACCTGCAACTCGCCCTCTATGTCCTCTACGAGCTGCACTATCAGGGCTTTGAAGACGTCGATGACGGTCTGGAGTGGGACAGCGGTCTGCTGGCGCACCGAGGCGCGATCGAGTACCGCTTTTTGGGCGCACTGCGCGGGGACGTGCCGATCGCCGACACGGAGACGGCCGAGCAGGCGCTGGACGAACTCCAGCTCGAACCGGTCGGCGACGACGGCAGCGGCGTCTCGTACTTCCTCCGCGACGAAGGCACCCTCGACCACCTGCGTGCTTACGCGGCCGTACGTTCGCTGTACCACCTCAAGGAAGCGGATCCGCATGCCTGGGTCCTGCCCCGGCTCCACGGGCGGGCCAAGGCGGCCATGGTCGCGGTGGAGTTCGACGAGTTCGGAGCGGGCCGCGCCGACGAGATCCACGCGCTGTTGTTCGCCGACCTCATGGCGGACCTGCGGCTGGACACCGCATACGGCCGCTATGTCGACGCCGCGCCGGCCGAGGCCCTCGCCACCGTCAACCTGATGTCCCTGTTCGGTCTGCACCGGGCACTGCGCGCGGCGCTCGTCGGTAACTTCGCGGCCGTCGAGGTGACCTCGTCCCCGGCCTCGCGGCGCCTCGCCGAGGCCATGCGCCGGGTGGGCGCGGGCCCGGCGGCCGTTCGGTTCTACGCCGAGCACGTGGAGGCGGACGCGGTGCACGAGCAGGTCGTACGCCACGAAGTCGTCGGCGGGCTCCTGGAGAACGAACCGCACCTGGACGCCGACGTGGTGTTCGGGATCCGTACGACCACCCACCTGGAGAACCGCCTGGCGGACACCCTGCTCAGTGCCTGGCGCGAGGGCGCCACAGGGCTACGCGGAGGGCGTGCGGCTCAGGACGCGGGGAACGCGGGGCCGCACGGGTGCGAACGACGATGA
- a CDS encoding SDR family oxidoreductase, which yields MRDSPLANRIVVVTGAARGVGAATARELARRGAHLALIGHERTELETVAAALPTRALAVEADITDQGTLEAAAEQVRRRLGRPSVVVANAGIAHGGPFITTDMTAWQRVVDVNLTGSALTAHTFLPDLIGTAGYYLQIASLAAFGAAPMMSAYCASKAGAEAFAHALGAEVAHHGVAVGIAYLNWTATDMIQEADHHAVLRELRAHMPPPARHLHSADFVAQRLSEAVENRRTAVYTPAWLRLAHLARTAFPPLVLRRSRHLLPRLEAERPFHPTGSLGAGGRADDVAHRRRQ from the coding sequence ATGCGCGACAGTCCCCTCGCCAACCGGATCGTCGTGGTGACAGGAGCCGCACGGGGGGTGGGTGCGGCGACGGCGCGCGAACTCGCCCGGCGCGGCGCGCACCTGGCCCTGATCGGTCACGAGCGGACGGAGCTGGAGACGGTGGCCGCCGCCCTGCCCACCCGGGCCCTGGCCGTCGAGGCGGACATCACCGACCAGGGGACCCTCGAAGCGGCGGCCGAGCAGGTCCGCCGGAGGCTCGGACGCCCGTCCGTAGTCGTGGCGAACGCGGGCATCGCCCACGGCGGCCCGTTCATCACCACCGACATGACCGCCTGGCAGAGGGTCGTCGATGTCAACCTCACCGGCAGTGCCTTGACCGCGCACACGTTCCTGCCCGACCTGATCGGGACAGCCGGTTACTACCTCCAGATCGCCTCCCTCGCGGCGTTCGGAGCCGCCCCGATGATGAGCGCCTACTGTGCCTCGAAAGCCGGAGCGGAAGCCTTCGCCCATGCCCTGGGCGCCGAAGTGGCCCACCACGGAGTGGCTGTCGGCATCGCCTACCTGAACTGGACCGCCACTGACATGATCCAAGAAGCCGACCACCACGCCGTCCTGCGCGAACTGCGCGCCCACATGCCCCCGCCCGCCCGTCACCTCCACTCGGCGGACTTCGTCGCACAGCGGCTCTCAGAGGCAGTCGAAAACCGGCGCACCGCCGTCTACACCCCCGCCTGGCTCCGCCTCGCCCACCTCGCCCGCACCGCATTTCCACCCCTCGTCCTGCGCCGTTCCCGGCACCTCCTGCCACGCCTGGAGGCCGAACGGCCCTTCCACCCCACGGGCTCGCTCGGCGCCGGCGGACGGGCCGACGACGTCGCCCACCGGCGGCGGCAATGA
- a CDS encoding DUF6479 family protein gives MKSLALQVAATNPAGVIAVLVCGLLIAGALVWSVRFGLKTRRREPGPPGRHEQPTLPESGPVHETRQMREPNEVPRASDGGERLTPHDLHASGSKRSENQNRRRWNSDSDRQ, from the coding sequence ATGAAATCCCTCGCCCTTCAGGTGGCCGCGACGAATCCGGCCGGTGTGATCGCCGTCCTCGTCTGCGGTCTCCTCATCGCCGGAGCCCTGGTCTGGTCCGTACGGTTCGGCCTCAAAACACGCCGCCGCGAGCCAGGCCCCCCGGGGCGACACGAGCAGCCCACGCTCCCCGAATCCGGGCCGGTCCACGAGACCCGACAGATGCGCGAGCCGAACGAGGTCCCCCGAGCATCGGATGGCGGCGAACGGCTCACCCCGCACGACCTGCACGCATCCGGCAGCAAACGCAGCGAGAACCAGAACCGCCGACGCTGGAACTCCGACTCCGACCGCCAGTAG
- a CDS encoding phytoene desaturase family protein — protein MPDAVVVGAGPNGLVAANLLADAGWSVEVLEEQREPGGAVRHDRGVDPEFVSDLFSSFYPLAAASPVLRGLGLEEFGLRWSHAPHVLAHPLTDGRCPVLDRSVDVTAAGLDTFAAGDGDAWRRLHEVWEQLRPDILDALFTPFPPLRATTRLAVRLRAAGGLRLARTLLLPVRRMGAEEFAGEGGRLLLAGNALHADLAPEAAGSGGFGWLMSMLGQTYGFPVPVGGAGALTDALVRRLRARGGSVRCGQRVDRIVVRDGRAVGVRTADGVHIAARRAVLADVSVPALYGDLVDPEQLPAQLPADLKRFEWDFATFKVDWVLDAPVPWQVEQARLAGTVHLADGVDELTRFAAQIAMGAVPDRPFALFGQMTTADPTRSPRGTESAWAYTHVPQRITSDAGDEGLTGAWDAKEQEMMADRIERQVERFAPGFRALVRARRILAPPTLQLLDRNLHRGAINGGTAALHQQLVFRPVPGTGRPETPVRGLFLAAAGAHPGGGVHGAPGANAARAALRRHRAPGLDRLQRVLAHRDRTGARRPSLP, from the coding sequence ATGCCTGACGCGGTGGTGGTCGGGGCGGGGCCCAACGGGCTGGTGGCGGCGAACCTCCTGGCCGACGCCGGCTGGAGCGTGGAGGTTCTGGAGGAACAGCGCGAACCCGGTGGGGCCGTCCGGCACGACAGGGGAGTGGACCCCGAGTTCGTCAGCGACCTCTTCAGCTCCTTCTACCCGCTGGCCGCCGCGTCTCCGGTGCTGCGCGGCCTGGGCCTGGAGGAGTTCGGACTGAGGTGGAGCCATGCGCCGCATGTCCTGGCCCACCCCCTGACGGACGGCAGATGCCCCGTCCTCGACCGCAGCGTCGATGTCACCGCCGCCGGTCTCGACACTTTCGCGGCCGGGGACGGAGACGCCTGGCGACGGCTGCACGAGGTCTGGGAACAGCTGCGCCCCGACATCCTGGACGCCCTGTTCACCCCCTTTCCCCCGCTGCGGGCCACGACGCGGCTCGCTGTCCGCCTGCGGGCGGCGGGCGGGTTGCGCCTGGCACGCACCCTCCTGCTGCCGGTACGCCGCATGGGTGCGGAGGAGTTCGCGGGCGAGGGTGGCAGGCTGCTGCTCGCCGGCAACGCCCTGCACGCCGATCTCGCGCCGGAGGCCGCGGGCAGCGGCGGCTTCGGCTGGCTGATGTCCATGCTCGGCCAGACGTACGGCTTTCCCGTGCCGGTCGGCGGCGCCGGCGCCCTGACCGACGCACTGGTACGGCGACTGCGTGCCCGCGGCGGTTCCGTGCGCTGCGGACAGCGCGTCGACCGGATCGTCGTCCGAGACGGGCGGGCCGTCGGCGTACGCACCGCCGACGGCGTCCACATCGCCGCCCGCCGTGCCGTGCTGGCCGACGTGTCGGTGCCCGCGCTCTACGGCGACCTCGTGGACCCGGAGCAGCTGCCGGCTCAGCTGCCGGCGGACCTGAAGCGTTTCGAGTGGGACTTCGCGACGTTCAAGGTCGACTGGGTGCTCGACGCTCCCGTTCCCTGGCAGGTGGAGCAGGCACGCCTGGCCGGTACCGTCCACCTCGCCGACGGAGTGGACGAACTCACCCGGTTCGCCGCCCAGATCGCGATGGGCGCCGTGCCCGACCGCCCCTTCGCGCTGTTCGGACAGATGACGACCGCCGACCCCACGCGGTCGCCCCGAGGGACCGAATCGGCCTGGGCCTACACCCACGTCCCCCAACGGATCACCTCCGACGCCGGCGACGAAGGGCTGACCGGTGCCTGGGACGCCAAGGAGCAGGAGATGATGGCCGACCGGATCGAGCGACAGGTCGAGAGATTCGCTCCTGGGTTCCGGGCCCTCGTCAGGGCCCGGCGCATCCTGGCTCCCCCCACGCTGCAACTGCTCGACCGCAATCTGCACCGCGGCGCGATCAACGGCGGCACCGCCGCCCTCCACCAGCAGCTGGTCTTCCGCCCCGTGCCCGGCACCGGTCGCCCGGAGACGCCGGTGCGCGGGCTCTTCCTGGCCGCCGCCGGTGCCCATCCGGGCGGCGGCGTCCACGGTGCTCCGGGCGCCAATGCCGCGCGAGCGGCCCTGCGCCGTCACCGGGCACCCGGCCTGGACCGCCTGCAGCGTGTCCTGGCACACCGCGACCGCACCGGAGCCAGGCGCCCATCCCTTCCCTGA
- a CDS encoding TIGR03557 family F420-dependent LLM class oxidoreductase — protein sequence MRRDRRNGRVGDEVQHAGPVGAERGLPGAHDVARLLDPDAVQASQGHAPYAWSVLGAAAQATERIPLMTYVTCPTTRYHPAVVAQKAATLQLLSQGRFRLGLGSGENLNEHVVGGGWPAAHVRLGRLEEAVEIIRSLFAGENVNHHGDHFDVENAKLWDLPDTAPPIGVAVSGDRSCELAGRLADLLIATEPRPELAAAFDRHGGAGKPKVGQLPICYDTDRDAAITRAHDQFRWFGGGWPVNSELPGPTAFEGATQFVRPEDVAESIPCGDDVDAVVEAVRPYAEAGFTEVALVQIGGDHQEPYLEWAEQKLLPALREL from the coding sequence GTGCGGCGGGATCGGCGGAACGGCCGGGTCGGTGACGAAGTCCAGCACGCAGGGCCGGTCGGCGCCGAGCGCGGCCTCCCAGGCGCCCACGACGTCGCCCGGCTTCTCGACCCGGATGCCGTCCAGGCCTCCCAGGGACACGCCCCCTACGCGTGGAGCGTGCTCGGCGCCGCCGCACAGGCCACCGAACGCATCCCCCTGATGACCTACGTGACGTGCCCGACGACCCGCTACCACCCGGCGGTCGTTGCCCAGAAGGCCGCCACCCTGCAACTCCTCTCCCAGGGGCGCTTCCGCCTGGGACTCGGCTCCGGGGAGAACCTCAACGAGCATGTGGTGGGCGGAGGCTGGCCCGCCGCGCACGTCCGGCTCGGCAGGCTGGAGGAGGCCGTGGAGATCATCCGCTCACTCTTCGCGGGAGAGAACGTCAACCACCACGGCGACCATTTCGACGTCGAGAACGCGAAGTTGTGGGATCTGCCCGACACGGCCCCGCCGATCGGAGTCGCCGTATCGGGCGACCGCTCGTGCGAACTCGCGGGCCGGCTGGCCGACTTGCTGATCGCCACCGAACCCCGGCCGGAACTGGCCGCCGCCTTCGACCGGCACGGCGGCGCGGGCAAGCCCAAGGTCGGCCAGCTGCCGATCTGCTACGACACCGACCGCGACGCCGCGATCACCCGCGCCCACGACCAGTTCCGCTGGTTCGGCGGCGGCTGGCCGGTCAACTCCGAACTCCCCGGACCCACCGCGTTCGAGGGCGCCACCCAGTTCGTAAGGCCTGAGGACGTCGCCGAGTCCATTCCCTGCGGCGACGACGTGGACGCGGTCGTCGAGGCTGTACGCCCCTACGCCGAGGCGGGGTTCACCGAGGTCGCGCTCGTCCAGATCGGCGGCGACCACCAGGAGCCCTACCTCGAATGGGCGGAACAGAAGCTGCTGCCCGCCCTGCGCGAACTCTGA
- a CDS encoding pyruvate decarboxylase, whose product MGAWEAALGADRPCVLDFVTDPAVPPIPPHATLDQIEAAATSILKGDSDRSGMVRQGFKAKVQDLLPGHRHRPDRPGARDGT is encoded by the coding sequence GTGGGCGCCTGGGAGGCCGCGCTCGGCGCCGACCGGCCCTGCGTGCTGGACTTCGTCACCGACCCGGCCGTTCCGCCGATCCCGCCGCACGCGACCCTCGACCAGATCGAGGCCGCCGCGACGTCGATCCTCAAGGGCGACAGCGACCGCTCGGGCATGGTCCGCCAGGGCTTCAAGGCCAAGGTGCAGGACCTCCTGCCCGGTCACCGCCACCGCCCGGACCGGCCCGGCGCGCGGGACGGCACGTGA
- a CDS encoding CDGSH iron-sulfur domain-containing protein, translating into MPNTPERPRRVHVQRDGPLLIEGPVEVVDEDGEMTVSGRFTVAVCTCRRSRIFPWCDASHRRRDKPPGRSAGDATEQGRGKRDVAS; encoded by the coding sequence GTGCCGAACACGCCTGAACGCCCCCGCCGCGTCCACGTTCAGCGCGACGGGCCCTTGCTCATCGAGGGACCGGTCGAAGTCGTCGACGAGGACGGCGAGATGACGGTCTCCGGTCGCTTCACGGTGGCGGTCTGCACCTGTCGCCGCAGCCGGATCTTTCCCTGGTGCGACGCCAGCCACCGCCGACGCGACAAACCACCCGGCCGAAGCGCCGGTGACGCCACGGAACAGGGTCGCGGGAAGAGAGACGTGGCTTCATGA
- a CDS encoding GNAT family N-acetyltransferase: protein MDLREELPGDSEHVRDIHLRAFGDHGPVVADLVDTLRDTITPTGGLSLVAELDGRTVGHVMFTRSLLDAPRRLVEVQVLSPLAVVPEHQRHGVGSALVRYGLTALAERAVPLVFLEGDPGYYSRFGFARGDGQGFRKPSLRIPDGAFQVIGLPAYEPWMTGTLVYAEPFWRHDAVGLRDPGAQPA from the coding sequence ATGGATCTTCGCGAAGAACTTCCGGGCGACAGCGAGCATGTGCGGGACATCCACCTGCGGGCGTTCGGTGATCACGGCCCCGTCGTGGCCGACCTGGTCGACACCCTGCGGGACACGATCACGCCCACCGGGGGTCTCTCCCTGGTCGCGGAGCTCGACGGGCGGACCGTCGGGCATGTCATGTTCACCCGGAGTCTGCTGGACGCCCCTCGGCGACTGGTCGAGGTGCAAGTGCTCAGCCCGTTGGCCGTCGTGCCCGAGCACCAGCGGCACGGTGTCGGTTCGGCCCTGGTCCGGTACGGGCTGACGGCCCTCGCCGAGCGGGCCGTCCCGCTGGTCTTCCTGGAGGGCGATCCGGGCTACTACTCCCGCTTCGGCTTCGCGCGCGGTGACGGACAGGGCTTCCGGAAACCGTCCCTGCGCATCCCGGACGGCGCCTTCCAGGTCATCGGACTCCCGGCGTACGAGCCATGGATGACAGGGACACTGGTCTACGCGGAGCCGTTCTGGCGCCACGACGCGGTCGGCCTCCGCGACCCCGGCGCACAGCCCGCATGA
- a CDS encoding HAD family hydrolase has product MSTERAAIFDVDGTLADTNHLHIVTWWEAFRQAGHRVPMRDIHRAVGLGGGDLIAHLLGEDHDPEDDKQLVAAHHALYATYFDRLAALDGAGDLLRALAGRGWGIVLATSASGTELSALRRAIDADDVILGAASADDVTDGKPAPDPVRHARELAGVPAERAVFVGDSLWDMRAAVRDGVVPVALLSGGIPRTDLETAGAREVYRDPADLLGHLESSVFARSVRP; this is encoded by the coding sequence ATGAGCACAGAACGCGCCGCGATCTTCGACGTCGACGGAACCCTCGCCGACACCAATCACCTGCACATCGTCACCTGGTGGGAGGCGTTCCGGCAGGCCGGCCACCGCGTCCCCATGCGGGACATCCACCGGGCCGTGGGCCTCGGCGGCGGCGACCTCATCGCGCATCTGCTCGGCGAGGACCACGATCCCGAGGACGACAAGCAGCTCGTCGCGGCCCACCACGCCCTCTACGCCACCTACTTCGACCGGCTCGCGGCCCTCGACGGGGCGGGCGATCTGCTGCGCGCACTGGCCGGGCGGGGCTGGGGAATCGTCCTGGCGACATCGGCGAGCGGCACGGAACTCTCCGCACTGCGACGGGCCATCGACGCGGACGACGTCATCCTCGGCGCGGCCAGCGCGGACGACGTCACCGACGGCAAACCCGCCCCCGACCCGGTCCGGCACGCAAGGGAACTGGCCGGCGTCCCCGCCGAACGGGCCGTGTTCGTCGGCGACTCCCTCTGGGACATGCGAGCCGCCGTACGGGACGGGGTCGTTCCGGTGGCGCTGCTGTCCGGTGGGATCCCCCGTACGGACCTGGAGACAGCCGGTGCCCGCGAGGTGTACCGGGACCCCGCCGACCTGCTCGGACACCTGGAAAGCAGCGTCTTCGCCCGAAGCGTCCGACCGTAA
- a CDS encoding HemK2/MTQ2 family protein methyltransferase, protein MTAEALMAASRLRCWVPRGVYSPQADTWLLQRAIRRERITEETDVLDLGSGSGLLAVEAARRGGRVTAVDISWRAIATTWLNALLNGQSLRVRQGDLAGAVSGRRFDLVIANPPYVPAPSTGPPRGTARAWDAGRDGRLLIDRICDTAPTVLRPTGTLLLVHSHLCGIAATLARLEESGLRAEVADRAHLPFGRVLRSRLAWLREQGMAADGTSEELVVIRAEHA, encoded by the coding sequence ATGACAGCCGAAGCGCTCATGGCCGCCTCCCGCCTTCGCTGCTGGGTTCCCCGGGGGGTGTACTCCCCTCAGGCCGACACCTGGCTCCTGCAGCGGGCGATACGGCGTGAGCGGATCACGGAGGAGACGGACGTACTGGACCTGGGCAGCGGGAGCGGCCTGCTGGCGGTGGAGGCAGCCCGGCGCGGCGGCCGGGTCACCGCGGTCGACATCTCCTGGCGGGCCATCGCCACCACCTGGCTGAACGCCCTGCTGAACGGTCAGTCCCTCCGTGTGCGCCAGGGGGATCTGGCAGGGGCCGTGTCCGGCCGCCGCTTCGATCTGGTGATCGCCAACCCTCCCTATGTGCCCGCGCCGTCCACCGGGCCGCCCCGGGGCACCGCGAGGGCCTGGGACGCCGGGAGGGACGGGCGCCTGCTGATCGACCGTATCTGCGACACCGCGCCGACGGTCCTGCGGCCGACGGGAACGCTCCTGCTCGTGCACTCGCATCTGTGCGGCATTGCCGCCACGCTGGCCCGCCTGGAGGAATCCGGCCTGCGCGCCGAGGTCGCCGACCGGGCCCACTTGCCCTTCGGGCGTGTGCTGCGGTCACGGCTCGCCTGGCTGCGGGAGCAGGGCATGGCAGCCGACGGAACGAGCGAGGAACTGGTGGTGATCCGTGCCGAACACGCCTGA